Proteins encoded together in one uncultured Desulfosarcina sp. window:
- a CDS encoding divergent polysaccharide deacetylase family protein: MAKKRSPKPKARAPKKKRKTAFSPKLQLMKIIAGLTILVCLVIAAGLLANHLLMRPAPSVAPAPKPIPIREPEAGPVHHSVPDYEAFNREAVPPPAPIQRIKPVTNGIPVAIIIDDIGYDRKMADGFLGLEVPLTFSVLPMGTFNHSIIDKALKKDVEIMLHQPMEPDNYPDVNPGPGALLTSMTPDALIAQLNENLARIPGVKGVNNHMGSKLTASAAQMRQIFTILKKRQLFFVDSRTTAETLCRPSAELLHLPFAERDVFIDHIQTEKFVRKQLKLLIKRAQKQGYAIGIAHPHPVTLKVLKEMLPELKESVFLTHASNVVAFQQG, translated from the coding sequence ATGGCTAAAAAGCGCAGCCCCAAACCCAAGGCCCGGGCTCCGAAAAAAAAGAGAAAAACCGCTTTCAGTCCCAAGCTTCAATTGATGAAAATCATCGCCGGGCTGACCATTCTGGTGTGCCTGGTGATCGCGGCGGGTCTGCTGGCCAACCATCTGCTCATGCGGCCGGCGCCGAGTGTGGCGCCGGCGCCCAAGCCGATTCCCATCCGTGAGCCCGAAGCCGGGCCGGTGCACCACAGCGTTCCGGATTACGAAGCCTTTAACCGGGAGGCTGTTCCTCCGCCAGCGCCCATTCAACGGATCAAACCGGTGACCAACGGGATTCCCGTGGCCATCATTATCGACGATATCGGCTATGACCGCAAAATGGCCGACGGCTTTCTGGGCCTGGAGGTGCCCCTGACGTTTTCCGTTCTTCCCATGGGCACCTTCAATCACAGCATTATCGACAAGGCCTTGAAAAAGGATGTCGAGATCATGCTGCACCAGCCCATGGAACCGGACAACTACCCGGACGTCAATCCCGGGCCCGGTGCGCTTCTGACCTCCATGACACCCGACGCGCTCATCGCCCAGCTCAACGAGAACCTGGCCCGCATTCCCGGCGTGAAAGGGGTGAACAACCATATGGGCTCCAAACTGACGGCATCCGCCGCCCAGATGCGCCAAATCTTCACCATTTTGAAAAAGCGACAGCTCTTTTTTGTGGACAGCCGTACGACGGCAGAAACCCTGTGCCGGCCCTCAGCCGAACTGCTGCACCTGCCTTTCGCCGAAAGGGATGTGTTCATCGATCATATCCAGACCGAAAAATTCGTGCGAAAGCAGCTCAAGCTGCTGATCAAGCGTGCCCAAAAACAGGGATATGCCATCGGCATCGCCCACCCGCATCCGGTTACACTCAAGGTGTTAAAGGAGATGCTGCCGGAGCTGAAGGAATCGGTTTTTTTAACCCATGCCTCAAATGTAGTCGCGTTTCAACAAGGCTGA
- a CDS encoding S41 family peptidase has translation MTTRKTRHLKLGVAMVLVTAALILGHGFYRDLSANNEETYKGLKLFSDVIELVQKNYVDEVDTQKMIEAAIQGMVHSLDPHSSLLPPDALKELQIDTHGEFTGIGIHVTMRNNLVTVISPIEGTPAYRAGIKAGDKIVKVDGTPTEDLRDAVKRMRGPKGTTVEITILRQGASEPLEFSLVRDVIPIYSVKAQLLKPGYGYVWITNFRENTTGDLIEALDAMESAEAPMKGLILDLRDNPGGILNQAIEVSDLFLEDGEILSIKGRDGRNTKVFKAHADDVKREYPIVVLINGGSASASEIVAGALQDQKRALILGTTSFGKGSVQTVETLRDGYGLKFTIARYYTPSGRSIQAKGVEPDVEVQHRILADAETTGDRMLKEKDLKNHLDAEPDMEPEESAVEPEKTEEETVLDPPSLKRFNAKHSPLDRDTLLSDNQVLRALDILISYDIFKKLSDG, from the coding sequence ATGACAACCAGAAAAACCCGCCACCTGAAGCTGGGGGTGGCCATGGTGCTCGTGACGGCTGCGTTGATACTGGGCCACGGCTTTTACCGGGATCTGTCCGCCAACAACGAAGAGACCTACAAAGGGTTGAAGCTTTTTTCCGATGTGATCGAACTCGTCCAGAAAAACTACGTGGACGAGGTGGATACCCAGAAAATGATCGAGGCGGCCATCCAGGGGATGGTCCACAGCCTGGATCCCCACTCTTCCCTGCTGCCTCCCGATGCGCTGAAGGAGCTTCAGATTGACACCCACGGCGAATTCACCGGCATCGGCATCCATGTGACCATGCGCAATAACCTGGTGACGGTCATTTCCCCCATCGAAGGAACGCCCGCTTATCGGGCGGGAATCAAGGCCGGGGACAAAATCGTCAAGGTGGACGGCACACCCACCGAGGATCTGCGGGATGCGGTCAAACGCATGCGCGGCCCCAAGGGAACCACGGTGGAAATCACCATTCTCCGGCAGGGGGCGTCCGAGCCCCTGGAGTTCTCCCTGGTGCGTGATGTGATTCCCATTTACAGCGTCAAGGCGCAACTGCTCAAGCCGGGGTACGGGTATGTCTGGATCACCAACTTCAGGGAAAACACTACCGGCGACCTGATTGAAGCCCTGGATGCCATGGAAAGCGCCGAAGCGCCCATGAAGGGGCTGATTCTGGATCTTCGTGACAATCCTGGCGGCATTCTCAACCAGGCCATCGAGGTTTCCGACCTCTTTCTGGAGGATGGCGAAATTCTCAGCATCAAGGGTCGCGACGGGCGCAATACAAAGGTTTTCAAGGCCCACGCGGACGACGTCAAGCGGGAGTACCCCATTGTCGTGCTGATCAACGGCGGCAGCGCCAGCGCTTCCGAGATCGTGGCCGGCGCTCTGCAAGACCAGAAGCGCGCCCTGATCCTGGGAACAACCTCTTTCGGCAAGGGGTCCGTGCAGACCGTGGAAACCCTGAGGGACGGCTACGGCCTCAAATTCACCATCGCACGCTATTATACGCCGTCGGGGCGCTCCATCCAGGCCAAGGGGGTGGAGCCGGACGTGGAGGTCCAGCATCGCATCCTGGCCGATGCCGAAACCACCGGGGATCGCATGCTCAAGGAGAAAGACCTGAAAAACCACCTGGATGCCGAACCCGACATGGAACCGGAAGAATCAGCCGTCGAGCCGGAAAAGACCGAAGAAGAAACGGTGCTGGATCCCCCGAGTCTGAAACGGTTCAACGCCAAACACAGCCCCCTGGATCGGGACACGCTTCTCAGCGACAATCAGGTTCTGCGCGCGCTGGATATTCTGATCAGCTACGATATTTTCAAGAAACTGAGCGATGGCTAA
- a CDS encoding peptidoglycan DD-metalloendopeptidase family protein encodes MKSLPLLLAVLFCLYSVSTMAAGDPKPGTILVRELNMRSGPGRHNPPIATLKKGDRVYVLSYEGEWVRILYKDQTGFIMNRGQYLRIEEPNIAVPENGDASATNSETNASGGSELAASRQKVAAFAKEEEAVINALEETEKALNRARKKVSRLSNELETIETHIRELEGEYRDVEKHAEANESYVAARLAALYKLSWLGKFHVLASADSMFDFFADKRSLEQILAHDEKVLADLARDKERMQALLQELVAQKNEKQTTTADLSARIEAMNGEQARREALLAEIRNEKSLQMAAIESIKASASALDRTVESFSNAPDEASAPPVTVAEKPFESLKGLLMMPVKGKIISFFGRYKDRRFNVTQFQSGIYIQADRGEPIRAVYSGKTLFSSWFRGFGNMIIIDHGDHYYTVYAHLEEQFKSKGDPVEAGEVIATVGDTGSLSGAGLHFEVRHHGKPMNPLGWIKKG; translated from the coding sequence ATGAAATCCCTGCCGCTTTTGCTGGCGGTGCTGTTCTGTCTGTATTCGGTGTCGACAATGGCTGCCGGCGACCCCAAACCGGGAACCATTCTGGTCCGGGAACTCAACATGCGTTCCGGGCCCGGCCGCCACAATCCGCCCATCGCCACCCTGAAAAAAGGAGACCGGGTTTACGTGCTTTCCTACGAAGGCGAGTGGGTGCGGATTCTTTACAAAGACCAGACCGGGTTCATCATGAACCGGGGGCAGTATCTGCGCATCGAGGAACCCAATATTGCGGTGCCCGAAAACGGCGACGCTTCAGCGACGAACAGCGAGACGAACGCCAGTGGCGGCAGCGAGCTGGCGGCGTCCAGACAGAAAGTGGCTGCCTTTGCCAAAGAGGAAGAGGCCGTCATCAATGCGCTGGAAGAAACCGAAAAGGCGTTGAACCGCGCCCGAAAAAAAGTGTCCCGGCTTTCCAATGAACTCGAGACCATCGAAACGCACATCCGTGAACTCGAAGGTGAATACCGCGATGTCGAAAAGCATGCCGAGGCCAATGAATCCTATGTGGCCGCACGGCTGGCCGCCCTTTACAAGCTCAGTTGGCTGGGCAAGTTTCATGTGCTGGCGTCGGCGGATTCCATGTTCGATTTTTTTGCCGACAAACGCTCCTTAGAGCAGATCCTGGCCCACGACGAAAAGGTCCTGGCCGATTTGGCCCGGGACAAGGAGCGGATGCAGGCCCTGCTGCAGGAGCTGGTCGCGCAGAAGAACGAGAAACAGACGACGACAGCGGACCTGAGCGCGCGCATCGAAGCCATGAACGGCGAACAGGCCCGGCGGGAGGCGCTGCTGGCGGAGATACGAAACGAGAAATCCCTGCAAATGGCGGCCATCGAATCGATCAAGGCCTCGGCCAGCGCTTTGGACCGGACGGTGGAATCCTTCTCGAATGCTCCTGACGAAGCGTCGGCACCACCGGTAACGGTGGCGGAAAAACCCTTTGAATCGCTTAAGGGCTTGCTTATGATGCCGGTGAAAGGTAAAATAATTTCTTTTTTCGGTCGATATAAAGACCGCCGCTTCAATGTGACCCAGTTTCAGAGCGGTATTTATATCCAGGCGGACAGGGGCGAGCCCATCCGGGCCGTGTACAGCGGGAAAACGCTGTTTTCTTCGTGGTTCAGAGGCTTCGGCAACATGATCATCATCGATCATGGCGACCATTATTACACGGTTTACGCCCACTTGGAGGAACAGTTCAAGTCCAAGGGCGATCCGGTCGAAGCCGGAGAGGTGATCGCCACCGTGGGCGACACCGGCTCGCTTTCCGGTGCCGGTTTGCATTTCGAAGTTCGCCACCATGGAAAACCGATGAATCCTTTGGGATGGATCAAGAAAGGTTAG
- the ftsX gene encoding permease-like cell division protein FtsX has translation MTFYAQRAIKDILENRFLNAVTIITIALSVLIVSSFGLFFFNTQELFDAWKKGARIMVYLEPGTTEAQRLDTRYRLQTIAGIQNIQFISKDDALNLMKTRMQRQASLLDNLRENPLPDAFEVTMATEANSPEKIEFLAQRIESLPSVTDVEYGQQWIERFANFFNLFKLVGYGMGTLFFMATVFIAANTIRLVLYSRREEINIMRLVGATDRFIKIPFYLQGIIQGLSGGLIGVGVLFAAFSAVGSQFEQTLAAEMVAIRFFSPGICVAIVACGMLTGLLGSFFSLNQFTRK, from the coding sequence ATGACCTTTTACGCCCAGCGAGCGATCAAGGATATTCTGGAAAACCGGTTTCTCAATGCGGTGACCATTATCACCATTGCCCTTTCCGTCCTGATTGTCAGCTCCTTCGGCCTCTTCTTTTTCAATACCCAGGAATTGTTCGATGCCTGGAAAAAAGGGGCGCGCATCATGGTCTACCTGGAGCCGGGAACCACGGAAGCCCAGCGCCTCGATACCCGCTATCGCCTTCAGACCATCGCCGGGATCCAGAACATCCAGTTCATCTCCAAGGATGATGCCCTAAACCTGATGAAAACGCGCATGCAGCGCCAGGCCTCGCTGCTGGACAACCTGCGGGAAAATCCGCTGCCCGACGCCTTTGAAGTCACCATGGCCACGGAAGCCAACTCTCCCGAGAAAATCGAGTTTCTGGCCCAGCGCATCGAAAGCCTGCCATCGGTTACGGATGTGGAGTACGGCCAGCAGTGGATCGAGCGCTTTGCCAATTTTTTCAACCTGTTCAAATTAGTCGGCTACGGAATGGGGACCCTGTTTTTCATGGCCACGGTTTTCATTGCCGCCAACACCATCCGCCTGGTGCTCTATTCCCGGCGGGAAGAAATCAATATTATGCGGCTGGTGGGCGCCACGGACCGTTTCATCAAGATACCCTTTTATCTGCAAGGGATCATCCAGGGCCTTTCTGGAGGATTGATCGGCGTGGGCGTGCTCTTTGCCGCTTTTTCAGCCGTCGGATCCCAGTTCGAGCAGACCCTCGCTGCGGAAATGGTGGCCATTCGCTTTTTCTCCCCGGGCATCTGCGTCGCCATCGTCGCTTGCGGCATGCTGACGGGTCTGCTGGGCAGCTTTTTTTCCCTTAACCAGTTCACCAGGAAATAA
- the ftsE gene encoding cell division ATP-binding protein FtsE has protein sequence MAEKSAIIRMFHVHKRYGAKQALVDVTLDIAKNEFLYISGPSGAGKSTLLKLLYLAEPVSEGQILVDGMNLSRIPRRRIPMLRRKFGIIFQDYKLIPTRTVYENVALVLEAQGKKRSLIEKKVKSVLRVVRMEDRLTAFPPSLSGGEQQRVAVARAVIGDPKIILADEPTGSLDDDSAAIIFQLLNMFHNRGATVVVATHDKTLIESATGRVLHLQQGRLDRPADV, from the coding sequence ATGGCTGAAAAAAGCGCTATTATCCGGATGTTTCATGTGCATAAACGCTACGGCGCCAAACAGGCCCTGGTGGACGTCACCCTGGATATCGCCAAGAATGAGTTTCTGTATATCAGCGGACCCAGCGGTGCCGGCAAATCCACGCTGCTCAAGCTCCTCTACCTGGCCGAACCGGTTTCGGAGGGCCAGATTCTGGTGGACGGGATGAATCTTTCCCGGATTCCCCGGCGCCGCATTCCCATGCTGCGCAGGAAATTCGGCATCATTTTTCAGGACTACAAGCTCATTCCCACCCGGACGGTCTACGAGAACGTGGCCCTGGTCTTAGAGGCCCAAGGGAAAAAGCGCAGCCTCATCGAAAAGAAGGTCAAGAGCGTGCTGCGGGTGGTGCGGATGGAAGATCGCCTGACGGCGTTTCCGCCCAGTCTGTCCGGCGGCGAACAGCAGCGGGTCGCCGTGGCCCGGGCCGTGATCGGCGACCCCAAAATCATCCTGGCCGACGAGCCCACCGGCAGTCTGGATGACGATTCGGCCGCCATCATCTTTCAACTGCTCAACATGTTTCATAACCGGGGGGCTACCGTGGTGGTCGCCACCCATGACAAAACCCTCATTGAAAGCGCCACCGGCCGTGTTCTCCACCTCCAACAGGGCCGGCTGGACCGTCCTGCGGACGTCTGA
- a CDS encoding TolC family protein, with product MPNPGEICATQPQASAFRHRWIACLVGLFFQLAAALPVCCQEPPPSVGLNLERTVALALEANVSAQISIQQTRAAEAVVKSKRTEFLPTFSTHYNYTRNDEPRYFVLPTLGLVEPEEVYTWVTRVTQPLFTGFGLTYQYKLARMGLDAARLNEALVRRDVVYETKRIYFQLLKALKLKAVAQEAVAMLEAQTEVAVNYHEVGMTPLNDLLKTKVELANARQDLVAAENRLEIARTNFNLLLRRPIDATVAVADMLEVPLLDLTIDHCLETAERDRLEVAVADLEIRMREKEVALARKDYFPSVQLQGSYYRQGTDWQVDGGEGVSDSNYWDVQAQASWDFWQWGRTGHGVAEKKSRLAEARLNRTQLMDDIQLEVKQAWQKAEESEKNIATVQSAIDQARESFRISEELFKEQMATSTDVLDARTQLSETTTRYYNALYDFRIALAALDRAMGKPSIDIAEAR from the coding sequence ATGCCAAACCCCGGTGAGATATGCGCCACACAGCCACAGGCGTCCGCCTTTCGCCATCGCTGGATTGCCTGCCTGGTTGGCCTTTTTTTCCAGCTGGCCGCAGCGTTGCCGGTGTGTTGCCAGGAACCTCCGCCTTCGGTTGGCCTGAATTTGGAGCGCACCGTGGCCCTGGCCCTGGAAGCCAATGTATCGGCGCAAATCTCGATCCAGCAAACCCGCGCCGCCGAGGCCGTGGTCAAATCCAAGCGTACGGAATTTTTGCCCACCTTCAGCACCCATTACAACTATACCCGCAACGACGAACCCCGGTATTTCGTGCTGCCCACTTTGGGACTGGTGGAACCTGAAGAGGTGTATACCTGGGTGACCCGGGTCACCCAACCGTTGTTTACCGGTTTTGGCCTGACTTATCAGTACAAATTAGCCCGTATGGGATTGGATGCCGCACGTCTCAACGAGGCCCTGGTCCGGCGGGATGTGGTTTACGAGACCAAGCGGATTTATTTTCAGCTGCTCAAGGCGCTCAAGCTCAAGGCCGTAGCCCAAGAGGCCGTCGCCATGTTGGAGGCCCAGACCGAGGTGGCCGTCAATTACCACGAGGTGGGCATGACGCCCCTCAATGACCTGCTGAAGACCAAGGTGGAACTGGCCAATGCCCGCCAGGACCTGGTGGCTGCTGAAAACCGGCTGGAGATCGCCCGAACCAACTTCAATCTGCTGCTGCGAAGGCCCATCGATGCCACGGTGGCGGTGGCCGACATGCTGGAGGTTCCGCTGCTGGACCTGACCATCGATCACTGCCTGGAGACGGCTGAAAGAGATCGCCTGGAGGTTGCCGTGGCCGATCTCGAGATCCGGATGCGCGAAAAAGAGGTCGCCCTGGCCAGAAAAGACTATTTTCCCAGCGTGCAGTTGCAGGGCAGCTACTACCGGCAGGGCACGGACTGGCAGGTGGACGGCGGCGAAGGGGTTTCGGACAGCAACTACTGGGACGTTCAGGCCCAGGCCTCATGGGATTTCTGGCAATGGGGCCGTACCGGTCACGGCGTCGCCGAGAAGAAAAGCCGGCTGGCAGAAGCCCGTCTCAACCGCACCCAGCTGATGGACGACATTCAGTTGGAGGTGAAGCAGGCCTGGCAAAAGGCCGAGGAGTCGGAAAAAAACATCGCTACGGTGCAATCCGCCATCGATCAGGCCCGGGAGAGCTTTCGCATCAGCGAGGAGCTGTTCAAGGAGCAGATGGCCACCTCCACCGATGTTCTGGACGCCCGGACCCAGCTCTCCGAAACCACGACCCGTTACTACAACGCCCTTTACGACTTTCGAATCGCGCTGGCCGCCCTCGACCGGGCCATGGGAAAACCCAGCATCGACATCGCCGAGGCCCGCTGA
- the pyrE gene encoding orotate phosphoribosyltransferase, producing MKKELITLLCNKSFKYTEEPTFKLVSGRMSRFYVNCKPTTLSARGMYLTGHLMFEAIRDCEAAAVGGLTFGADPIAMATAFASELNGQPINAFSIRKTQKDHGIVKWVEGDIRPGEKVVVIDDVATTGGSTVKAIERARSEGLEVVRAVILVDRQEGGMDNIRAHVADTVAIITRDELVDRWKKMGK from the coding sequence GTGAAAAAAGAACTGATCACCCTGCTGTGTAATAAATCGTTCAAATACACGGAAGAACCGACATTCAAACTGGTCTCGGGCCGCATGAGCCGCTTTTATGTCAACTGCAAGCCGACGACGTTGAGCGCCCGGGGCATGTATCTTACCGGACATCTGATGTTCGAAGCCATCCGCGATTGCGAGGCTGCTGCTGTAGGCGGCCTTACCTTCGGCGCCGACCCCATCGCCATGGCCACTGCGTTTGCCTCCGAACTCAACGGCCAGCCGATCAACGCCTTTTCCATTCGCAAAACCCAAAAGGATCACGGCATCGTCAAATGGGTGGAGGGCGATATCCGGCCCGGCGAAAAAGTGGTTGTGATCGACGATGTGGCCACGACCGGCGGCTCGACCGTCAAAGCCATCGAGCGGGCCCGCAGCGAAGGACTGGAAGTGGTGCGGGCGGTCATCCTGGTGGACCGCCAGGAAGGGGGAATGGACAACATCCGCGCCCACGTCGCGGACACCGTCGCCATTATCACCCGCGACGAACTGGTGGACCGCTGGAAAAAAATGGGGAAATAA
- the queD gene encoding 6-carboxytetrahydropterin synthase QueD, translating into MFELKILSHFSAAHQLAMVAKKCENLHGHNWKVEVCVKGERLNDAGVLVDFGILKGYVKEIMARLDHRFLNELPDLENIPPSSENLAVYIAENLQAMIDEPGVVVSKVTTWESDDACATYFP; encoded by the coding sequence ATGTTCGAGCTAAAGATACTCAGTCATTTCTCTGCCGCCCACCAGCTGGCCATGGTGGCCAAAAAATGCGAAAACCTTCACGGCCATAACTGGAAGGTGGAGGTCTGCGTAAAAGGAGAGCGCCTTAACGATGCCGGCGTCCTGGTGGACTTCGGGATTCTCAAAGGTTATGTCAAGGAGATCATGGCCCGCCTTGACCACAGATTTCTCAACGAACTGCCCGATTTGGAGAATATTCCCCCATCATCGGAGAACCTGGCCGTTTATATCGCTGAGAACCTTCAGGCAATGATCGACGAACCCGGGGTGGTCGTCAGCAAGGTGACGACGTGGGAGTCGGATGATGCTTGTGCAACGTATTTCCCTTAA
- the dnaJ gene encoding molecular chaperone DnaJ, whose protein sequence is MAAKRDYYEVLGVDRSASDSDLKKAYRKLALKFHPDRNPGDHEAEEKFKEAAEAYEVLRDANKRQIYDQYGHQGLEGSGFSGFGGFEDIFSSFGDIFEDFFGFGGGRRSRSRAHRGADLRYDMQLSFMEAAFGTEKEIDVEKAETCSACEGSGAEPGTGVETCPQCGGSGQIGRSQGFFTVRTTCNQCRGQGKIISNPCKTCRGQGKVLARKKVSVRIPAGVDNGSRLRLTGEGEAGAYGGPHGDLYVFIHAQPHDFFKRDETNVICQIPVSFVQAALGDSLTIPTLKGETKLEIPKGTQPGDIFRLRGEGIPSLRNGHRGDQIVQVNVKTPTNLNKKQVSLLKEFASLEERKFTSKLKNILKNGPTRAAN, encoded by the coding sequence CGGACCTGAAGAAAGCCTATCGGAAGCTGGCCCTGAAATTTCATCCGGACCGCAATCCGGGAGACCATGAAGCGGAAGAAAAGTTCAAGGAAGCCGCCGAGGCCTATGAGGTCCTGCGAGACGCCAACAAGCGCCAGATTTATGACCAGTACGGCCACCAGGGGCTCGAAGGCTCCGGTTTTTCCGGCTTCGGCGGGTTCGAAGACATCTTTTCCAGTTTCGGAGATATTTTCGAGGATTTCTTCGGTTTTGGCGGCGGGCGCCGATCCAGGAGCCGTGCCCACCGGGGGGCGGACCTGCGCTATGATATGCAGCTTTCCTTCATGGAAGCGGCTTTCGGTACGGAAAAAGAGATCGATGTGGAAAAGGCGGAAACGTGCAGCGCATGCGAGGGCAGCGGTGCCGAGCCCGGGACCGGCGTGGAAACCTGCCCCCAGTGCGGCGGCAGCGGGCAGATCGGCCGCAGCCAGGGATTTTTCACCGTTCGCACCACCTGCAATCAATGCCGGGGCCAGGGTAAAATTATCTCCAATCCCTGCAAGACCTGCCGGGGCCAGGGCAAGGTGCTGGCCCGCAAAAAAGTGTCGGTACGGATTCCGGCCGGTGTTGACAACGGCTCCCGCCTTCGGTTGACTGGCGAGGGGGAAGCCGGTGCATACGGCGGTCCGCACGGAGACCTTTATGTGTTTATTCACGCGCAGCCGCACGATTTTTTCAAGCGTGACGAGACCAACGTGATCTGCCAGATTCCCGTTTCCTTCGTTCAGGCGGCCCTGGGCGACAGCCTCACCATTCCTACGCTGAAAGGGGAGACCAAGCTGGAGATCCCCAAGGGCACCCAGCCGGGCGATATTTTCAGGCTGCGGGGGGAAGGCATCCCTTCATTAAGAAACGGCCACCGCGGCGATCAAATCGTTCAGGTGAATGTCAAGACGCCGACCAACCTGAACAAGAAACAGGTCTCCCTGCTCAAGGAGTTCGCCTCGCTGGAAGAGAGAAAGTTTACCAGCAAGCTGAAGAACATCCTGAAAAATGGGCCCACAAGGGCCGCTAACTGA